The following proteins come from a genomic window of Xiphophorus couchianus chromosome 19, X_couchianus-1.0, whole genome shotgun sequence:
- the gsc gene encoding homeobox protein goosecoid yields MPAGMFSIDSILSGRPNCKEPLLLHRSGPVVLPAGLTDTIYTDYSGLYSAARGPSPPGVHALSGARIGYNSYYYGQLQVQGPGGGPPCCGAVPGLSPQQCPCFPAGYDSPASVLLSPVPHHMMSYMNMGSLSRTELQLLNQLHCRRKRRHRTIFTDEQLEALEGLFQETKYPDVGTREQLARKVHLREEKVEVWFKNRRAKWRRQKRSSSEESENSQKWSKKAEKTDGTKSDADSDS; encoded by the exons ATGCCCGCCGGGATGTTTAGCATCGACAGCATCCTGTCCGGACGGCCGAACTGTAAGGAGCCGCTGCTGCTGCACCGGAGCGGCCCCGTGGTGCTTCCCGCCGGCCTCACGGACACCATCTACACCGACTACAGCGGACTGTACTCGGCTGCCCGCGGACCGTCCCCGCCGGGGGTCCACGCATTGAGCGGGGCAAGGATCGGATATAACAGCTACTACTACGGACAGCTGCAGGTCCAGGGTCCCGGAGGAGGTCCGCCTTGCTGCGGAGCCGTGCCCGGCCTCAGTCCGCAGCAGTGCCCCTGCTTCCCCGCAG GCTACGACAGCCCGGCCTCGGTGCTCCTGTCCCCGGTTCCTCACCACATGATGTCCTACATGAACATGGGCAGCCTGTCGCGGACCGAGCTGCAGCTCCTCAACCAGCTGCACTGCCGCAGGAAGCGCAGGCATCGAACCATCTTCACCGACGAGCAGCTGGAGGCTCTTGAGGGCCTCTTCCAGGAGACCAAGTACCCGGACGTGGGGACGCGGGAGCAGCTGGCCCGGAAAGTTCACCTGCGGGAGGAGAAGGTCGAG GTGTGGTTCAAGAACCGTCGCGCCAAGTGGAGGCGGCAGAAGCGCTCCTCCTCAGAGGAGTCGGAGAACTCTCAGAAATGGAGCAAAAAAGCGGAGAAAACGGACGGGACTAAAAGCGACGCGGACTCTGACAGCTGA